One segment of Gemmatimonadota bacterium DNA contains the following:
- a CDS encoding sigma 54-interacting transcriptional regulator: LTALENRTVIRLGTNRPIDIDVRLICATNMPIHDMVARNDFRQDLLYRINTVELHLPPLRNRLDDIPLLVEVFLETYGQKYNKPGIAIQSAALEHLVNYTWPGNIRELQHAIERAVIMNENGILQPLDFPLSVSEPAAGDDIHFDDFNLEYVEKTVIRKAIEKHRGNISHAARELGLTRSALYRRLEKHGL, encoded by the coding sequence GCTGACGGCACTTGAAAACCGCACGGTTATTCGCCTGGGTACCAACCGACCCATTGATATTGATGTGCGGCTGATCTGCGCGACCAATATGCCGATTCACGATATGGTGGCCCGCAATGATTTTCGGCAAGATCTTCTGTATCGCATCAATACTGTTGAACTCCATCTGCCGCCTCTGCGCAATCGTCTTGACGATATTCCCCTGCTTGTGGAGGTGTTTCTCGAGACGTACGGTCAGAAGTACAATAAACCGGGTATTGCCATTCAATCAGCAGCACTTGAGCATCTCGTGAATTACACCTGGCCGGGCAATATCCGCGAATTGCAGCACGCGATTGAACGGGCTGTGATTATGAACGAAAATGGCATTCTTCAACCGCTGGACTTTCCTCTCAGCGTTTCCGAACCCGCCGCAGGTGACGATATTCATTTTGACGACTTCAATCTCGAATACGTGGAGAAAACCGTTATTCGCAAAGCGATTGAGAAGCACCGCGGCAATATCAGTCACGCAGCGCGTGAGCTTGGTCTCACGCGTAGCGCGCTTTACCGCAGGCTCGAAAAGCATGGTTTATAA
- a CDS encoding ATP-binding protein, with translation MVYKHFRLICILRVALLCITTCLFFYCLFFSEYYATLAIIGACVLYQTWALIHYVERTQRDLTRFLQAIRYEDFSQSFTGAGLGSAYNNLKDAFNEVLEAFCKTRAEREENFQYLQTVVQHVGIGLICYTPEGRIELMNTAAQRLLRKPHMRDVRELEAVSKAFSEALLKLRSGDKTLVKIQDEDELLQIIVYATELRMRGESFILASIQNIQSELEEQEMEAWQKLIRVLTHEIMNSITPISSLTSTVRDLLPDSAHASSLDPDTLPDVHTALETIQSRSEGLLHFVEAYRQLTHISRPDFQIFHISELFARVVFLMQGECDKNNIALHTGIDPRTLELTADPDLIEQVLINLMRNAVQALAGRSNARMDLSAQLDGRGRVVIRVQDNGPGILEDVQERIFIPFFTTKRDGSGIGLALSRQIMRVHRGTISVQSKPEEETVFTLRF, from the coding sequence ATGGTTTATAAACACTTTCGCCTGATATGTATTTTGCGCGTGGCCCTTCTGTGCATCACGACCTGTCTTTTCTTTTATTGTCTTTTTTTTAGTGAATACTACGCCACGCTTGCTATTATTGGTGCGTGTGTGCTCTATCAGACCTGGGCACTCATACACTATGTGGAGCGCACGCAGCGCGATCTGACGCGCTTTTTGCAGGCGATTCGCTATGAGGATTTTTCCCAATCTTTTACGGGTGCCGGGTTGGGGTCGGCGTATAACAATCTCAAGGATGCGTTTAACGAGGTGCTCGAGGCTTTTTGCAAGACGCGCGCAGAAAGAGAAGAGAATTTTCAGTATCTCCAGACCGTTGTCCAGCATGTGGGCATTGGTCTGATTTGCTATACGCCCGAAGGTCGTATTGAATTGATGAATACAGCGGCGCAGCGTTTGCTTCGCAAGCCCCATATGCGCGATGTGCGCGAATTGGAGGCGGTTAGTAAGGCGTTTTCAGAGGCGCTGCTCAAGCTCCGCTCGGGCGATAAGACGCTGGTCAAAATTCAGGATGAGGACGAATTGCTCCAGATTATCGTCTATGCGACTGAACTGCGGATGCGGGGCGAGTCTTTTATTCTGGCGTCTATTCAAAATATCCAGAGCGAGCTCGAAGAACAGGAGATGGAGGCGTGGCAAAAGCTGATTCGGGTACTAACTCATGAGATCATGAATTCCATTACGCCCATTTCTTCTCTCACTTCCACCGTGCGCGATCTTTTGCCCGATTCTGCGCACGCTTCATCGCTCGATCCCGATACGCTGCCCGATGTTCATACGGCTCTGGAAACGATTCAGTCGCGCAGCGAAGGTCTGCTCCATTTTGTCGAGGCGTATCGCCAACTTACACACATATCGCGTCCCGATTTTCAAATTTTTCATATTTCCGAACTTTTTGCCCGCGTTGTGTTTCTGATGCAGGGTGAGTGCGATAAGAATAATATCGCTCTGCACACGGGGATTGATCCCAGGACGCTCGAGCTTACTGCGGATCCCGACCTCATCGAACAGGTGTTGATCAATTTGATGCGGAATGCCGTGCAAGCTCTTGCAGGTCGTTCCAATGCCCGCATGGATCTCTCGGCACAACTGGATGGGCGAGGCCGGGTTGTGATTCGTGTGCAAGATAATGGTCCGGGTATTTTGGAAGATGTGCAGGAGCGGATTTTTATTCCTTTTTTTACGACCAAACGCGATGGCTCGGGTATTGGTCTCGCACTTTCCAGACAGATTATGCGCGTTCATCGCGGTACGATAAGTGTTCAGTCTAAACCGGAAGAAGAGACTGTGTTTACGTTGAGGTTTTGA
- a CDS encoding DUF4926 domain-containing protein, whose translation MTNDIRLLDVVALTTDKLEHKLVRGEIGTVVECHPDDGYEVEFVAQDGYTYALITCEGKDLLPLREKRKVYDTVAISAES comes from the coding sequence ATGACCAATGATATTCGCCTATTAGATGTGGTGGCATTAACAACCGATAAGCTGGAACACAAATTGGTACGTGGCGAAATAGGCACGGTCGTAGAATGTCATCCTGATGACGGCTATGAAGTAGAATTTGTAGCTCAAGATGGCTACACCTATGCCCTTATAACATGTGAGGGAAAAGATCTCCTTCCATTACGCGAAAAACGGAAAGTGTACGACACCGTAGCTATTTCTGCTGAATCGTAG